A part of Aspergillus flavus chromosome 1, complete sequence genomic DNA contains:
- a CDS encoding putative dipeptidyl-aminopeptidase B (dipeptidyl aminopeptidase Ste13) produces the protein MGRTGDLENAEFFPMTRRRSTSGTSSRSSTDSGLSVDTAYLEDNKHNNFANGTSGLTDETKYRDVEDAEADVDEPFLPTSSKKLGSGSRTRQIFWALVILCLGGWVLALVLFLTHGRASSQTASETLQQQESDSGSTSAGRPVTLQQVLTGSWNPRAHAISWIAGPDGEDGLLVQRAEVDKEGYMRVDDIRSQEGDDVDSQSGRILIDKAAVRVNGETLMPTFTWPSPDLNKVLLMSNHEKNWRYSFTGRYWIFDVATQTAQPLDPSVPDGRVQLALWSPSSDAVVFVRDNNMYLRKLSSESVVSITKDGGEDLFYGIPDWVYEEEVITDKSVTWWSNDGKYVAFLRTNESAVPEFPVQYFVSRPSGKRPPPGLENYPEVRQIKYPKAGSPNPVVNLLFYDVEKDEVFPVDVPDDFPDDDRIIIEVLWASEGKVIVRATNRESDRVKVFLIDTKSRTGKLVRFEDIANLDGGWVEPSHYTKFIPADPSNGRPDDGYIDTVIHDGYDHLAYFTPLDNPDPIMLTTGEWEVVEAPSAVDLRRGIVYFVATKESPTQRHVYRVHLDGSNLQALTDTSKPGFYDVSFSDGAGYALLSYNGPSVPWQAIINTGGDEITFEKTIEKNPRLASMVETYALPTEIYQNVTIDGFTLQLVERRPPHFNPAKKYPVVFQLYNGPTSQRVDRKFTIDFQSYIASNLGYIVVTLDARGTGYSGRKVRCAVRGNLGHYEAHDQITTAKMWAKKPYVDETRMAIWGWSYGGFMTLKVLEQDAGETFQYGMAVAPVTDWRFYDSVYTERYMHTPEHNPSGYENSTITNVSALSKATRFLLIHGASDDNVHIQNTLTFVDKLDLLNVQNYDMHFYPDSDHNIYFHNAHFMIYERLSNWLINAFNGEWHQIANPVPEDSIWDSVKRSVPAFAH, from the exons ATGGGGAGAACCGGCGACCTTGAAAATGCGGAGTTCTTCCCTATGACCCGCCGAAGATCCACGTCTGGCACATCGTCCCGATCTTCCACCGATTCAGGGCTGTCCGTCGATACAGCCTACCTTGAGGACAACAAGCACAACAATTTCGCGAATGGTACATCGGGACTGACGGATGAGACAAAATATCGCGACGTGGAGGACGCGGAAGCAGATGTCGACGAGCCATTCCTTCCTACCTCGTCCAAGAAACTTGGCTCAGGAAGCCGCACGCGTCAGATATTCTGGGCGTTGGTAATACTCTGTCTGGGAGGCTGGGTGCTGGCGTTAGTGCTCTTCTTGACTCATGGCCGGGCAAGCTCCCAAACAGCCTCTGAGACCCTGCAGCAACAGGAATCAGATTCCGGGAGCACAAGCGCCGGAAGGCCTGTGACACTCCAACAAGTCCTGACGGGGTCGTGGAATCCTCGGGCTCACGCTATCTCATGGATTGCTGGCCCagatggggaagatggaCTACTAGTGCAGAGGGCAGAGGTTGATAAAGAGGGCTATATGCGGGTCGACGATATTCGCAGTCAGGAAGGCGATGATGTTGACAGTCAGAGCGGTAGAATCTTAATCGATAAGGCTGCTGTACGAGTCAATGGAGAGACGCTAATGCCGACATTCACATGGCCTAGTCCAGATCTGAATAAGGTATTGCTCATGTCGAACCATGAGAAAAATTGGAGATACTCGTTCACTGGACGATATTGGATCTTCGATGTGGCGACTCAAACGGCTCAGCCACTGGATCCTAGCGTTCCAGACGGAAGAGTACAACTTGCGCTTTGGTCTCCGAGTTCAGATGCTGTGGTTTTCGTGAGAGACAATAACATGTACTTGCGAAAACTGTCTTCGGAAAGTGTCGTTTCCATTACCAAGGACGGTGGCGAGGACCTTTTCTATGGGATCCCCGATTGGGTAtacgaagaagaggtcaTTACGGACAAAAGTGTGACGTGGTGGTCGAACGATGGGAAATACGTTGCCTTCCTTAGGACCAACGAGTCCGCTGTTCCTGAATTCCCGGTCCAGTACTTTGTGTCAAGGCCATCGGGGAAACGACCCCCTCCGGGACTCGAGAACTATCCAGAGGTCAGGCAGATCAAGTACCCTAAAGCTGGGTCTCCGAACCCTGTAGTTAATTTGCTGTTCTATGATGTCGAAAAAGACGAGGTATTCCCGGTCGACGTCCCCGATGACTTCCCTGATGATGATCGTATCATCATAGAGGTGCTATGGGCTTCTGAAGGAAAGGTCATTGTCCGAGCCACAAACCGAGAAAGCGACAGGGTAAAGGTCTTCCTGATTGACACGAAATCGAGAACGGGAAAGCTAGTTAGATTCGAAGATATCGCCAATCTTGACGGTGGCTGGGTTGAACCTTCTCATTATACCAAATTCATCCCAGCGGACCCCAGTAACGGACGACCAGATGATGGTTACATCGACACAGTCATTCATGATGGATACGACCATCTAGCCTACTTCACGCCTCTTGACAATCCGGATCCTATCATGCTCACCACGGGAGAGTGGGAGGTTGTGGAAGCACCATCAGCCGTGGACTTGCGCAGAGGAATTGTTTACTTTGTTGCTACAAAGGAGTCTCCGACGCAGCGACACGTATACCGGGTCCACCTTGACGGATCAAACCTTCAAGCCTTGACTGACACCTCTAAACCTGGATTTTATGATGTATCCTTCTCTGACGGCGCCGGATATGCATTGCTTAGCTACAATGGGCCGTCAGTCCCGTGGCAAGCCATCATCAACACCGGGGGTGACGAGATCACATTCGAGAAAACCATTGAGAAGAATCCCAGACTGGCTTCAATGGTGGAAACATATGCTCTTCCAACCGAAATCTACCAAAACGTAACCATTGATGGCTTCACTCTTCAACTGGTTGAGCGGCGCCCTCCACACTTCAATCCTGCTAAGAAGTACCCCGTCGTCTTCCAACTGTATAACGGCCCGACCTCGCAGAGAGTGGACCGAAAGTTCACGATCGACTTCCAATCCTATATTGCCTCCAACCTAGGATACATTGTTGTCACCCTCGACGCCAGGGGCACAGGATACAGCGGACGAAAAGTGAGATGCGCAGTCCGAGGAAACCTAGGTCATTACGAAGCGCACGATCAGATTACCACCGCGAAGATGTGGGCCAAGAAACCATATGTTGACGAGACGCGGATGGCAATTTGGGGCTGGAGCTACGGCGGATTCATGACTCTAAAGGTCCTCGAACAAGACGCTGGGGAAACATTCCAGTACGGCATGGCCGTCGCCCCCGTCACAGACTGGCGGTTCTACG ACTCGGTCTACACAGAACGATACATGCATACACCAGAGCACAACCCCTCTGGCTACGAGAACTCAACCATCACCAATGTGTCTGCACTCTCCAAAGCCACGCGCTTCTTGCTTATACACGGCGCCTCAGACGACAATGTACATATCCAGAACACCTTAACATTCGTCGACAAGCTGGACTTGTTAAATGTACAAAACTACGACATGCACTTCTACCCCGACTCCGATCATAATATCTACTTCCATAACGCGCATTTCATGATATACGAGC GTCTATCTAACTGGCTCATTAACGCTTTCAACGGCGAATGGCACCAGATCGCAAACCCCGTTCCTGAGGATTCGATCTGGGATAGTGTTAAACGCTCTGTGCCAGCTTTTGCGCATTAA